From the genome of Nitrospirota bacterium, one region includes:
- a CDS encoding tetratricopeptide repeat protein has product MTIRPWVVAVGLMAVVAAAHGGAAKGGFHYDDKISITENLAIRKWQPWFYLTSPLAASSEPGVAGYRPLTVASFALNYAAGGLKPAGYLAANLLLHFVASWLVFVVGRRLLHDDRWAALAALVYAVHPVNAEAVNYAVARSSLLAVCGALIACWAFLRRETGGGRAWTVVGAAAFLSALFSKESAVAVLVPFFTYHLVISSHESVPSSRPFPDTWRRSLVAVAPYLVVFAGYFALWWNVAGSLAEEVGRPALFPAWTLLEMMLRSLLLLVWPYPLSLDHPLVFATRFHAVTAAWLVAGFLVLLAAVVACWRRQPLVSWCLLWAVAGLAPLAPLPWMTVKGLMQENRLAFSAVALAWLAAIAVREARAAWGRVAPGLQSALVRRTVEGVAIVGGVVVLALAVTVDRARSAVWADDVRLWQEVVARSPESRAAHINLGVGYMTRNDYERAEEAFRRAVTIAPNDAFPYYVLGTLAYRREQYDQARWLFLKTASLAPEYAKTYRMLGIIALKQNRDDDAAGFLRHALDLDPRDAAALANLGLLAQRAGDDAAAAQLYHDTLTLDPDQSLARNNLGTLYLKHQRWAEALEQFSEVLDRTPDDHDAALNRAVALYEMGRREEARAALETLLTRLPPEPSFDAHRRGATLILSRLTR; this is encoded by the coding sequence GTGACGATCCGTCCCTGGGTGGTGGCGGTCGGGCTGATGGCCGTGGTGGCGGCCGCACACGGCGGGGCCGCCAAAGGTGGGTTCCACTATGACGACAAGATTTCCATCACCGAAAACTTGGCGATTCGGAAATGGCAGCCCTGGTTCTACCTGACGTCCCCGCTTGCCGCGTCTTCAGAACCAGGGGTGGCGGGGTATCGCCCGCTGACCGTGGCCAGTTTCGCACTCAACTACGCGGCCGGGGGGCTCAAGCCGGCGGGATACCTGGCGGCCAATCTCCTGCTGCATTTTGTAGCGTCGTGGCTCGTGTTCGTGGTGGGGCGCCGGCTGCTTCACGATGATCGATGGGCCGCGCTGGCGGCCTTGGTGTACGCGGTCCACCCGGTGAACGCCGAAGCCGTGAACTACGCAGTGGCGCGCTCGTCGCTCTTAGCGGTGTGCGGGGCGTTGATCGCGTGCTGGGCGTTTCTGCGTCGCGAAACCGGCGGCGGACGGGCGTGGACCGTCGTGGGAGCCGCCGCGTTTCTTTCCGCTCTGTTCAGCAAAGAGTCGGCGGTCGCCGTGCTCGTACCCTTCTTCACGTACCATCTCGTGATCTCATCCCACGAGTCGGTGCCATCCTCAAGACCGTTTCCGGACACATGGCGGCGCAGCCTGGTGGCGGTGGCGCCCTACCTCGTCGTCTTCGCCGGGTACTTCGCCCTCTGGTGGAACGTGGCCGGCAGCCTGGCAGAGGAGGTCGGGCGCCCCGCGCTCTTTCCCGCATGGACCTTGCTCGAAATGATGCTCCGTTCCTTGCTGCTCTTGGTATGGCCGTACCCGCTGAGCCTGGATCACCCGTTGGTGTTTGCCACGCGGTTCCACGCGGTCACCGCGGCTTGGCTCGTTGCGGGATTCCTTGTCCTCCTCGCCGCCGTGGTCGCGTGTTGGCGTAGACAGCCGCTGGTGTCTTGGTGTCTGCTCTGGGCGGTTGCGGGATTGGCGCCGTTGGCCCCCTTGCCGTGGATGACCGTTAAAGGGTTGATGCAGGAAAATCGTCTGGCGTTTTCCGCGGTCGCGCTGGCCTGGTTGGCCGCGATCGCGGTGCGTGAGGCGCGGGCTGCATGGGGTCGCGTGGCCCCGGGATTGCAGTCTGCACTGGTTCGTCGGACCGTCGAAGGCGTCGCGATAGTGGGAGGCGTCGTGGTGTTGGCCTTGGCTGTGACCGTTGACCGCGCCAGGTCCGCGGTGTGGGCGGACGACGTGCGGTTGTGGCAGGAGGTGGTGGCGCGATCACCCGAGAGTCGCGCCGCCCACATTAATCTCGGGGTCGGGTACATGACGCGCAACGACTACGAGCGCGCCGAGGAGGCGTTTCGTCGCGCGGTGACGATCGCACCGAATGATGCGTTTCCGTATTACGTGCTGGGTACGTTGGCGTATCGCCGCGAGCAGTACGATCAGGCGAGGTGGCTGTTCCTCAAGACCGCGAGCCTCGCGCCCGAGTATGCCAAGACGTACCGGATGTTGGGGATCATCGCACTCAAGCAGAATCGAGATGACGACGCCGCGGGATTCCTTCGCCACGCGCTGGATCTCGACCCCAGGGACGCGGCGGCGTTGGCCAATTTGGGACTGTTGGCTCAGCGCGCGGGCGATGATGCGGCCGCGGCGCAGTTGTACCACGACACCTTGACGCTCGATCCCGATCAGTCGCTGGCGCGGAATAACTTGGGCACGTTGTACCTCAAACATCAACGATGGGCCGAGGCGCTCGAACAGTTCAGCGAGGTGCTCGACCGAACTCCGGACGACCACGACGCCGCACTCAACCGCGCCGTGGCGCTGTACGAGATGGGGCGACGCGAGGAGGCGCGGGCCGCGCTGGAGACCCTCCTGACCCGCCTGCCGCCGGAGCCCAGTTTTGACGCGCACCGTCGCGGCGCCACGCTCATCCTGAGCCGGCTCACCCGGTGA
- a CDS encoding tetratricopeptide repeat protein, translated as MTVRQWAAAAALGGAVVAAHGGAVKGEFHYDDLSVVVNNPAVRSWQPSRMFTGGDAVNSERDAAIYRPLMALSLAVNHVVSGLDPSGYLATNLALHVLAAWLIVLIGYEVWDDKRWAWCAGLVFALHPVNAESVNYVTARSSLLSTIFALAATWAYIRYVESKGGPAMGVLALAAFVAAMLSKESAVVVVAPLAAYGWFRSRASRAQANLARARRAALAFGAMAVLYVAFWRIMTAGGVAAPGPPSDRPAWTFAELAGRSLALWVWPWPLGLDHPLTFLTRFDGELAAVLVLGAVGFVVAFVALSRRVPVAAWGLLWALVGLAPLAPLPWLTTVALFQEHRIGFSAAGLSLATAALAREIWTGVASWHAAVVIRRFLAGIGAVLVVAAVAVDRARSAVWNDDRRLWAEVVERSPDNLLARINLGSAYMMHREYGRAKAVFEEVLVLVPSYYRAHYNLGLLALRQNLTDEATAAFQRAVHLNPQDADAQANLGILALRAGDTRTAEALFRIALDLNPTQRDALNNLATIHLQRREFAVALDLVTAALRRDPEFLEASYNQGVALAGLGRHAEAAVVLRDMRGRLPPGPAFDRYRTAIDHLLAGGAP; from the coding sequence GTGACGGTGCGGCAGTGGGCGGCTGCCGCGGCGCTTGGCGGGGCGGTCGTGGCCGCGCACGGCGGGGCGGTCAAGGGCGAGTTTCACTACGACGACCTGTCCGTGGTCGTGAACAACCCCGCGGTACGGTCGTGGCAGCCATCTCGCATGTTCACGGGAGGCGACGCGGTCAATAGCGAGCGCGACGCCGCGATCTACCGACCGTTGATGGCGCTATCGCTCGCGGTGAATCACGTCGTGTCGGGGCTCGACCCGTCCGGATATTTGGCCACGAATCTCGCGCTGCATGTCCTTGCCGCATGGTTGATCGTCCTGATCGGCTACGAGGTGTGGGACGACAAACGCTGGGCGTGGTGTGCCGGGCTGGTGTTTGCGCTGCACCCGGTCAATGCCGAATCCGTCAACTACGTGACCGCGCGCTCGTCGCTGCTCTCGACGATTTTCGCGCTCGCGGCGACGTGGGCGTATATCCGGTACGTCGAATCGAAGGGCGGGCCGGCGATGGGCGTCCTCGCGCTCGCCGCATTCGTGGCGGCCATGCTGAGCAAAGAGTCGGCGGTTGTCGTGGTCGCGCCGCTGGCGGCATACGGCTGGTTTCGATCGCGCGCGTCACGCGCCCAGGCGAATCTTGCGCGCGCCCGCCGAGCCGCGCTGGCTTTCGGCGCGATGGCGGTGTTGTATGTGGCGTTTTGGCGGATCATGACGGCCGGAGGGGTCGCTGCGCCCGGGCCGCCCTCCGACCGTCCGGCGTGGACCTTCGCGGAGCTGGCGGGGCGATCGCTGGCGCTCTGGGTCTGGCCGTGGCCGTTGGGGCTGGACCATCCGCTCACGTTCCTGACGCGGTTTGACGGGGAGCTGGCCGCGGTGCTCGTGCTCGGCGCGGTGGGATTCGTCGTCGCCTTCGTCGCGCTCTCCCGGCGCGTGCCCGTCGCGGCGTGGGGCCTGTTGTGGGCGCTTGTCGGGTTGGCTCCGCTGGCGCCGCTGCCGTGGTTGACCACGGTGGCGCTGTTCCAAGAACATCGCATCGGATTTTCGGCGGCCGGTCTCTCGCTGGCCACGGCGGCATTGGCTCGCGAGATCTGGACGGGAGTCGCAAGCTGGCACGCCGCTGTGGTCATTCGACGGTTCCTCGCCGGCATCGGAGCGGTTCTCGTCGTGGCCGCCGTGGCGGTGGACCGAGCGCGTTCGGCGGTGTGGAACGATGATCGGCGACTGTGGGCTGAAGTGGTCGAACGATCGCCGGATAACCTGCTCGCGCGCATCAACCTGGGGTCGGCCTACATGATGCACCGGGAATACGGGCGCGCGAAGGCGGTGTTTGAAGAGGTCCTCGTGCTGGTTCCGAGCTATTACCGCGCCCACTACAACCTCGGCCTGCTGGCGCTTCGTCAGAACCTGACGGACGAGGCGACTGCGGCGTTCCAGCGCGCGGTCCATCTCAACCCCCAGGACGCCGACGCACAGGCGAATTTGGGGATCCTGGCGCTCCGCGCCGGCGACACCCGCACGGCGGAAGCCCTGTTTCGGATCGCACTCGATCTCAACCCGACGCAACGCGACGCCCTCAATAACCTGGCGACGATTCATCTGCAACGGCGCGAGTTCGCCGTGGCCCTCGACCTGGTGACCGCAGCCCTGCGCCGCGACCCCGAGTTTCTGGAGGCGTCGTACAACCAAGGGGTGGCGCTCGCGGGTTTGGGGCGGCACGCCGAGGCCGCTGTGGTTCTGCGCGACATGCGCGGACGGTTGCCGCCAGGTCCCGCTTTTGACCGGTATCGGACCGCCATCGACCATCTGCTCGCCGGGGGCGCGCCGTGA
- a CDS encoding tetratricopeptide repeat protein: protein MSHRKIEKTVAALIVLGTLVWTAHGGALPGAFHYDDFYAFVQNPAVKTWHPLRYFTSTDAELNMFNTASYRPLTVWSFSATYRLAGMEPSSFLIVNMVLHGGASWLVFLIGRLVLGDARWALVAGALYAIHPINAEAVNYAVTRASLLSTVFCLTSAWAFIRYAEHKGGRGLVFVGLAAFAGGLLSKESAVALVAPLLAYAWLRPTPAVEEGIASRATRAAVVYAVLAALYVAFWRVLTSGVTNPPTPSVHPAWTFLEMLGRSLALWIWPWPLGLDHPLTFLSTFHDGLAVALVTGVVGLAVAIVWLKPRAPVAAWGLVWAVAGLAPLAPLPWLTTIGLLQEQRMGFSAAGLSWTTAVLVRELWMAAGRQHAARWLRATIACAGVALTVLAVAIDRGRSAVWNDDRRLWAEVVERSPDNLVARINLGSAYMMHREYERAKAEFEEILALVPSYHRAYYNLGLLALRQNRTDEAAAAFQRAVHLNPQDADAQANLGILALRAGDTRTAEAVFRIALEINPTQRDALNNLATIYLQRREFALALDLVTEALRRDPEFLEATYNQGVALAGLGRHAEAAAVLRDMRGRLPPDPAFDRYRTAIDHLLAGGAP, encoded by the coding sequence ATGAGCCATCGAAAGATAGAAAAGACAGTGGCCGCGCTCATCGTGTTGGGTACGCTCGTGTGGACCGCGCACGGCGGCGCGCTCCCGGGCGCATTTCACTACGACGATTTCTACGCGTTCGTTCAGAATCCGGCGGTCAAAACATGGCATCCGCTCCGGTATTTCACCTCCACGGACGCGGAACTCAACATGTTCAACACCGCGTCGTACCGGCCCTTGACCGTGTGGTCGTTTTCCGCGACGTATCGACTGGCCGGGATGGAGCCGTCATCCTTTTTGATCGTCAACATGGTGCTTCACGGCGGCGCGTCTTGGCTCGTGTTCCTGATCGGCCGGCTGGTGCTCGGCGACGCGCGGTGGGCATTGGTGGCGGGAGCCCTCTACGCGATTCATCCCATCAACGCGGAGGCCGTCAACTATGCGGTGACGCGTGCGTCGTTGTTGTCCACGGTCTTCTGTTTGACATCGGCCTGGGCGTTCATTCGGTACGCGGAGCACAAGGGCGGTCGGGGGTTGGTGTTCGTGGGGTTGGCCGCGTTCGCGGGCGGCCTGTTGAGCAAGGAGTCGGCGGTGGCGCTGGTCGCTCCGCTTCTGGCGTATGCGTGGCTGCGGCCGACGCCCGCCGTGGAGGAGGGCATCGCCTCGCGCGCGACCAGAGCCGCCGTGGTTTACGCGGTGCTGGCCGCACTCTACGTGGCGTTCTGGAGGGTGCTGACCTCCGGAGTAACGAATCCTCCGACGCCTTCGGTGCATCCGGCGTGGACCTTCCTGGAAATGCTGGGGCGCTCATTGGCGCTGTGGATCTGGCCCTGGCCCCTCGGGCTCGATCACCCGCTGACGTTCCTGTCGACATTCCACGACGGGCTCGCCGTTGCACTCGTCACCGGAGTCGTCGGGCTTGCCGTCGCCATTGTCTGGCTGAAGCCGCGAGCGCCGGTGGCTGCTTGGGGACTCGTGTGGGCGGTTGCCGGACTGGCCCCGCTGGCTCCGCTGCCGTGGTTGACCACGATCGGATTGTTGCAGGAACAACGCATGGGTTTTTCGGCGGCGGGCCTATCGTGGACGACGGCCGTGCTGGTACGGGAACTCTGGATGGCCGCGGGAAGGCAGCACGCTGCGAGGTGGCTCCGGGCGACAATAGCTTGCGCCGGTGTCGCGCTGACGGTCCTCGCCGTGGCGATAGACCGGGGGCGCTCCGCGGTGTGGAACGACGACCGCCGACTGTGGGCCGAAGTGGTCGAACGATCGCCGGATAACCTCGTCGCACGCATCAACCTGGGCTCGGCCTATATGATGCACCGCGAATATGAGCGCGCCAAGGCGGAGTTTGAAGAGATCCTTGCGCTGGTGCCCAGTTATCACCGCGCCTATTACAACCTCGGTCTGCTTGCGCTGCGCCAGAACCGGACGGACGAAGCGGCTGCGGCGTTCCAGCGCGCGGTCCATCTCAACCCCCAGGACGCCGACGCACAGGCGAATTTGGGGATCCTGGCGCTCCGCGCCGGCGACACCCGCACGGCGGAAGCGGTCTTTCGCATCGCGCTCGAGATCAACCCGACACAACGCGATGCCCTGAACAACTTGGCGACGATCTATCTGCAACGGCGTGAGTTCGCCCTGGCCCTCGACCTGGTGACCGAAGCCCTGCGTCGCGACCCCGAGTTTCTGGAGGCGACGTACAACCAAGGGGTGGCGCTCGCCGGTTTGGGCCGGCACGCCGAGGCCGCGGCGGTTCTGCGCGACATGCGCGGACGGTTGCCGCCCGATCCCGCCTTTGATCGGTATCGGACCGCCATCGACCATCTGCTCGCCGGAGGTGCGCCGTGA
- a CDS encoding tetratricopeptide repeat protein — MTAPPSAWRSRGRIKTAVILISLAAAVAVAHGGAIHGQFHYDDQFVVVENTAVHRWQPASYFATPHAVNDGGQKAWVGGNRPLTVLSLALNYQVGGLDPRGYLLVNLVLHGLISWLIFLTGRELLGEARWAAVAAVVFALHPVNAEAVNYVTARSSLLATVFSLAAFWAMLRDSRRGKGVGWLMVGLAAFCGAMLSKESAVALVIPITAYWWLAPRFGDIGGRATTPIASRRAIRVVLASSLAALCYVVWWELMIAPGVSAGLPAARPVWTLLEIVGRSLALWLWPWPLGLEHPLTFLVRFDAWLAVWLVVCAVGLAGLGVLAVRRAPFVAWLLSWVIAGFAPLAPLPWLTTVALLQEHRLSMPAVALSWLTAAAIRSGWGWLAQVRPVGWMIRWALVGVGVIVAAGAISLDRARSGVWNDDRRLWEEAVSRSPYNPLARMNLGAAYMESGEFDRAEAEFRAIAAIDPTYSRAYYNLGLLALKRHQHGIEVGTDARPRLIEAAAAFRQAVAVSPEQANAHAALGRVEILLGDVASGERSLRAALALNPNHRSALNDLASVYMIRRDWSRALEVLTLLRQQDDSLDAAYLRGVALVGLGRRPEGEAVLRNVLTRLASDSRSELYRNGINRLLLGGEP, encoded by the coding sequence ATGACCGCTCCACCATCAGCGTGGCGAAGTCGCGGCCGGATCAAGACGGCCGTCATTCTAATCAGTCTTGCTGCGGCTGTCGCCGTTGCGCACGGAGGAGCTATCCACGGCCAGTTTCACTACGACGACCAGTTTGTGGTCGTTGAGAACACCGCCGTGCATCGCTGGCAGCCTGCGAGCTACTTTGCGACGCCCCACGCCGTGAACGACGGCGGCCAGAAAGCGTGGGTGGGAGGCAATCGACCTCTCACGGTGCTATCGTTAGCGCTCAACTACCAAGTGGGGGGACTCGATCCTCGGGGGTATCTACTGGTCAATCTGGTCCTCCACGGCCTGATCTCGTGGCTGATCTTCCTGACTGGACGGGAGCTTCTTGGTGAGGCGCGATGGGCTGCTGTCGCAGCCGTGGTGTTTGCGCTTCACCCGGTGAACGCTGAAGCGGTCAACTACGTCACCGCGAGGTCCTCGCTTTTGGCCACGGTGTTTTCATTGGCCGCGTTCTGGGCGATGCTCCGCGATAGCAGGCGCGGGAAGGGAGTCGGGTGGCTGATGGTCGGCCTGGCGGCGTTCTGCGGCGCGATGCTCAGCAAAGAATCCGCCGTGGCGTTGGTCATTCCGATCACGGCCTACTGGTGGCTTGCCCCGCGATTCGGCGACATCGGTGGGCGTGCTACCACGCCGATTGCCAGTCGGCGGGCCATCCGGGTGGTGCTGGCAAGCAGCCTTGCCGCACTCTGTTACGTGGTGTGGTGGGAACTGATGATCGCACCTGGGGTGAGCGCAGGGCTGCCGGCTGCGCGTCCGGTCTGGACCCTGCTGGAGATCGTTGGACGCTCGCTCGCGCTTTGGTTATGGCCCTGGCCCCTGGGTCTGGAACACCCCTTGACGTTTCTTGTACGTTTCGACGCCTGGCTTGCCGTGTGGTTGGTGGTTTGCGCCGTCGGTTTGGCCGGTCTGGGTGTGCTCGCGGTCAGGCGTGCCCCATTTGTCGCGTGGTTGCTGTCGTGGGTCATCGCGGGATTCGCTCCGCTTGCACCTCTCCCTTGGCTGACCACCGTCGCGTTGCTCCAGGAACACCGATTGAGTATGCCGGCCGTGGCGTTGTCATGGCTGACCGCGGCCGCCATCAGGAGCGGGTGGGGATGGCTCGCACAGGTGCGACCGGTCGGCTGGATGATACGTTGGGCGTTGGTGGGCGTTGGGGTGATAGTGGCGGCGGGGGCGATAAGCCTTGATCGGGCACGATCGGGCGTCTGGAACGACGATCGGCGACTGTGGGAGGAAGCGGTCAGTCGGTCGCCCTACAACCCCCTAGCGAGAATGAACTTGGGCGCCGCATATATGGAAAGTGGGGAGTTTGATCGTGCGGAGGCTGAATTTCGCGCGATTGCGGCGATCGATCCCACCTACTCGCGAGCCTACTACAACCTCGGACTGCTTGCCCTCAAGCGGCACCAACACGGTATCGAGGTTGGCACGGACGCCAGGCCGCGCCTTATCGAAGCGGCCGCCGCGTTCCGGCAGGCGGTCGCCGTGAGCCCCGAGCAGGCCAATGCCCATGCGGCGTTGGGGCGGGTCGAAATCCTACTCGGGGACGTGGCGAGCGGTGAGCGGTCTTTGCGGGCGGCGTTGGCCCTCAATCCCAACCATCGGTCTGCTCTGAACGATCTTGCCAGCGTGTACATGATTCGCCGCGACTGGTCGCGCGCGCTGGAAGTGCTGACTCTCCTGCGGCAGCAGGACGATTCGCTCGACGCAGCGTATCTTCGCGGTGTCGCACTCGTGGGCCTGGGCCGCAGGCCCGAAGGTGAAGCGGTGCTGCGGAACGTCCTGACTCGTCTCGCATCGGATTCGCGGTCCGAGCTGTACCGAAACGGGATCAATCGTCTCCTGCTGGGAGGCGAGCCGTGA
- a CDS encoding tetratricopeptide repeat protein: MSERVAVGSIRGRLPILVLLLAVLVAHGGALRAGFLYDDYHLIAENPAVLTHAWGLIWTSSEAASRDPQGRGFRPATLSSYAIDHVVGGGRPAVYHATQVVLHAAVVWLVYLVAMALGLSPGWAAASALMAALHPVQTEAVHYLSARSSVLSTLWLLASFCAYLRWREQETSRRTWRALSLGFLALAVLSKESAVMGLVWFVAYERLVAAATLAESVRRLGLHAATAVLSVAPAVLAVNHAVSGAFVSTDMALATGLVLLGRHLWDWVVLFGVEPVSPQPWVGWDQPVVWGAAALIGGVCGVGYAFRQRLPLVAWGIATGVSALLPVMALPFVTNVALFQPHRGYQATVGLAVAVVAAAEALARRVPAMVRSAAAQRWLRKAAWTLGGAVVVALVITNAQAGRAWRDEVGFWTAAVDKYPSKAAYHQSLGAARLRASDASGAVEALTAASRLDPLLPRVDFNLGLGYAKLGRYAEAVAAYERAVGRDPTDVKALANLGALYERSGAMDRAARVYRAALAVSPGLVAVQARLNALSEPR; encoded by the coding sequence ATGAGCGAACGCGTAGCTGTCGGCTCGATACGCGGTCGGCTGCCGATTCTGGTCCTGCTGCTTGCGGTGTTGGTGGCTCACGGCGGCGCTCTTCGGGCTGGTTTCCTTTACGATGATTATCACCTGATCGCGGAAAACCCCGCGGTGCTCACGCACGCCTGGGGGTTGATCTGGACCTCGTCGGAGGCCGCAAGCCGCGATCCTCAGGGTCGCGGATTTCGGCCGGCGACGCTCTCGTCCTACGCAATCGATCACGTGGTGGGTGGGGGGCGACCGGCCGTGTACCACGCGACCCAGGTCGTCCTTCACGCGGCCGTGGTCTGGCTCGTGTACCTGGTTGCGATGGCTCTGGGGTTGTCGCCAGGCTGGGCCGCGGCCAGCGCCCTCATGGCGGCGCTTCATCCCGTTCAGACCGAGGCGGTCCACTATCTGAGTGCGCGGTCCTCGGTCCTCAGCACGCTCTGGCTGCTCGCTTCGTTCTGCGCGTACCTGCGTTGGCGCGAACAGGAAACGAGCCGTCGTACGTGGCGAGCATTGAGCCTCGGATTTCTCGCCTTGGCGGTGCTCAGCAAGGAAAGCGCGGTGATGGGCCTCGTGTGGTTCGTCGCGTATGAACGTCTGGTCGCGGCCGCGACTCTGGCAGAGAGCGTTCGGCGGTTGGGTCTTCACGCCGCGACCGCGGTTCTTAGCGTCGCGCCTGCGGTCTTGGCGGTCAACCACGCAGTTTCCGGGGCGTTCGTTTCCACGGACATGGCCTTGGCCACGGGGCTGGTATTGCTCGGCCGGCACCTGTGGGACTGGGTCGTGCTGTTCGGGGTCGAACCGGTTTCTCCGCAGCCTTGGGTCGGGTGGGACCAGCCTGTGGTGTGGGGCGCCGCGGCCCTGATCGGGGGGGTGTGCGGTGTTGGGTATGCCTTCCGGCAACGGCTTCCGCTTGTTGCCTGGGGCATCGCTACGGGTGTCAGCGCTCTCCTCCCCGTGATGGCGTTGCCGTTTGTGACGAACGTGGCGTTGTTTCAGCCCCACCGCGGGTATCAGGCCACGGTGGGGCTGGCGGTGGCCGTGGTCGCCGCAGCAGAGGCCCTGGCGCGGCGCGTGCCCGCGATGGTCCGATCAGCGGCGGCGCAGCGATGGCTGCGGAAAGCGGCGTGGACGCTGGGCGGAGCGGTCGTGGTGGCGCTGGTGATCACGAACGCGCAGGCCGGACGCGCCTGGCGCGACGAAGTGGGATTCTGGACTGCGGCGGTGGATAAATATCCGAGCAAAGCGGCGTATCATCAAAGCCTGGGCGCTGCCCGGCTGCGAGCGAGTGACGCCTCGGGAGCGGTCGAGGCTTTGACCGCGGCGTCGAGGCTCGACCCGCTGCTGCCTCGGGTCGATTTCAATCTGGGATTGGGATATGCCAAACTGGGTCGGTATGCGGAAGCGGTCGCGGCCTATGAACGGGCGGTCGGGCGGGATCCCACTGACGTGAAGGCGCTCGCAAATCTTGGGGCGCTCTATGAACGCAGCGGCGCCATGGACCGCGCCGCGCGTGTTTACCGTGCGGCGCTGGCGGTCAGCCCCGGTTTGGTCGCGGTCCAGGCTCGGCTTAACGCGTTGTCCGAACCACGATGA